A genomic region of Planococcus kocurii contains the following coding sequences:
- a CDS encoding YybH family protein, with product MFTDVQDVLQNYRDAVYEQDVEKFLLSYAPNVHVFDCWEEWEYHGIEQWSTMVTEWFRRLAEEEMKLGVEIHKEVGKENAEMAYVHGSVSFAALDQTGKELRKMSNRFTFVMEKIDDSWRIVHEHSSLPIDMESGKAIFG from the coding sequence ATGTTCACTGATGTTCAAGATGTACTTCAAAACTACCGGGATGCTGTTTACGAGCAAGATGTAGAGAAATTCCTTTTAAGCTATGCACCAAATGTTCATGTTTTTGATTGCTGGGAAGAGTGGGAATACCATGGAATAGAGCAGTGGAGTACGATGGTGACAGAATGGTTTCGTAGATTGGCTGAAGAAGAGATGAAGCTTGGGGTAGAAATTCACAAAGAAGTAGGAAAAGAAAATGCAGAAATGGCTTATGTTCATGGCTCTGTTAGCTTTGCAGCTTTAGACCAGACAGGTAAGGAATTGAGAAAGATGAGCAATCGGTTTACTTTTGTTATGGAAAAAATAGACGATTCTTGGCGTATTGTTCATGAACATTCGTCGCTGCCGATTGACATGGAAAGTGGGAAAGCGATTTTTGGATAA
- the efeO gene encoding iron uptake system protein EfeO, translating into MKKAPFLLSSILISAALAGCAEKEASSQPEVAAETIDLQNEVDAYKQFAIEQMNQFVVETEKFTEAVKSGDIETAKAIYPQARMYFERSEPIAESFGDLDPRIDARLADIEEAGQGEEDWSGYHKIEYGLWVENTTEGYEEVADQLLVDTKELRARVETVEVTPDLMMTGAVDLLNEVSTSKITGEEEIFSHTDLYDFQANVEGAEKIFHILEPEIEKKDAALTEDLQAKFDALYELLDKHATGEDGFVSYEELTSEDTKQLAEAVNQLGEPLSRMGIIME; encoded by the coding sequence ATGAAAAAAGCTCCGTTTTTACTATCTTCCATATTAATAAGTGCTGCATTAGCAGGATGTGCAGAAAAAGAAGCGAGTTCACAGCCTGAAGTAGCTGCAGAAACGATCGACTTACAAAATGAAGTAGATGCTTATAAACAATTTGCGATTGAGCAAATGAACCAATTTGTAGTAGAAACAGAAAAATTTACAGAAGCTGTGAAAAGCGGGGATATTGAAACTGCGAAAGCGATTTATCCACAAGCACGTATGTATTTCGAGCGATCGGAACCAATTGCAGAAAGTTTTGGCGATTTAGATCCTCGTATTGATGCTCGACTTGCAGATATCGAAGAGGCCGGTCAAGGTGAAGAAGACTGGTCAGGTTACCACAAAATTGAGTACGGCCTATGGGTAGAAAATACAACAGAAGGTTATGAAGAAGTAGCGGATCAATTATTGGTCGATACGAAAGAACTTCGTGCTCGAGTTGAAACGGTAGAAGTGACGCCAGACTTGATGATGACAGGCGCAGTCGATTTGTTGAATGAAGTATCTACTTCGAAAATTACTGGAGAAGAAGAAATATTCTCTCATACAGACTTATATGACTTTCAAGCAAATGTCGAAGGTGCAGAAAAGATTTTCCACATTTTAGAACCTGAAATCGAAAAGAAAGATGCGGCACTTACGGAAGACTTGCAAGCGAAATTCGATGCTTTATATGAGCTATTAGACAAACACGCAACGGGTGAAGATGGTTTTGTTTCTTACGAGGAATTGACTTCTGAAGACACGAAACAATTAGCAGAAGCAGTAAACCAGTTAGGCGAACCACTTAGTCGGATGGGTATCATAATGGAGTGA
- a CDS encoding class I adenylate-forming enzyme family protein encodes METLGQLAVRSAHAYPNKIAVKDDKRSFTYKEFLARANALAAFFHASGFRKGDRIGILMSNRLEHIELDVAVALTGLVKVPLNYRLHPKEHKYMIDDSQLSLLIGEKNLLDTVDKTVPFLYMNRDFEETISQFTGQSFVEKVDEDDLFAIMYTSGTTGNPKGVMLSHRNIIAGALSLSQVCEVDYNDIIGHVAPLTHGANFLSHVAWLFGLTQVVYNKFEPEEFLDVLVEDNISVLFLVPTMVNLMIQHPKFDASKLATVKSINMAGSPIAASKLQEALDKAGNIFVETYGQVEAPMCITMMPRNEIHEHLDSCGRIGVFVDVKIVDDEGNEVPYGEVGEIIAKGSLVMQGYWNNEKATNETLKDGWLHTGDLGKRDEFGYVYIVDRKKDVIISGGVNIYPREVEEVLNLHKGVKETCVIGIPDDKWGESVIAFVVPNGREEVTVDQLIVLCKENLASFKKPKEVFIVDELPKSSYGKILKREMKTQHEEVSK; translated from the coding sequence ATGGAAACTTTAGGACAGTTAGCAGTCAGGTCAGCACATGCTTATCCGAACAAAATCGCAGTAAAAGATGATAAACGTTCATTCACCTATAAAGAGTTTTTAGCTCGTGCCAATGCGTTGGCCGCATTTTTTCATGCATCAGGTTTTAGAAAAGGTGATCGTATCGGAATTTTGATGTCGAATCGACTTGAACATATTGAGTTGGATGTAGCTGTAGCACTAACAGGACTCGTTAAAGTCCCTCTGAATTATCGTCTTCATCCAAAAGAGCATAAGTATATGATTGATGATTCACAGTTGAGTTTGTTGATTGGAGAAAAAAATCTACTCGATACAGTCGATAAAACTGTGCCCTTTTTATACATGAATCGTGACTTTGAAGAAACAATTTCGCAGTTTACTGGACAGTCATTTGTTGAAAAAGTAGATGAAGACGATTTGTTCGCCATTATGTATACATCTGGAACTACGGGGAATCCAAAAGGCGTCATGTTGTCGCATCGCAATATCATTGCTGGGGCACTGTCGTTATCTCAAGTATGCGAAGTCGACTATAACGATATTATTGGTCACGTCGCGCCTTTGACACACGGGGCTAACTTTTTGAGTCACGTCGCTTGGCTGTTTGGTTTGACACAAGTCGTTTATAACAAATTCGAACCAGAAGAATTCTTAGACGTTCTAGTAGAAGATAATATTTCAGTTCTATTTTTAGTTCCGACAATGGTCAACTTGATGATTCAGCATCCTAAGTTTGACGCCTCAAAATTAGCGACAGTCAAATCAATCAATATGGCAGGTTCTCCAATTGCTGCTAGTAAACTACAAGAAGCGTTAGATAAAGCGGGCAATATCTTCGTAGAAACGTATGGACAAGTAGAAGCTCCGATGTGTATCACAATGATGCCACGCAATGAAATCCATGAACATTTGGATTCTTGTGGAAGAATTGGTGTGTTTGTTGATGTAAAAATAGTGGATGACGAAGGCAACGAAGTTCCGTACGGCGAAGTCGGTGAGATTATTGCAAAAGGTTCGCTTGTCATGCAAGGCTACTGGAATAATGAGAAGGCGACCAATGAAACGTTAAAAGATGGATGGTTGCATACGGGGGATTTAGGCAAGCGAGATGAATTTGGCTATGTCTATATTGTAGATCGCAAAAAAGACGTTATTATCTCGGGTGGCGTGAATATTTATCCGCGTGAAGTAGAAGAAGTTTTGAACTTGCATAAAGGTGTTAAAGAGACATGCGTCATTGGAATACCCGATGATAAATGGGGAGAAAGCGTCATCGCTTTTGTTGTACCAAATGGAAGAGAAGAAGTCACAGTTGATCAGCTGATTGTGCTGTGTAAAGAAAATTTAGCTAGTTTCAAAAAGCCAAAAGAAGTATTTATTGTGGACGAATTACCGAAAAGTTCGTATGGAAAAATATTGAAACGTGAAATGAAAACTCAACATGAGGAGGTGAGCAAATGA
- a CDS encoding Zn-ribbon domain-containing OB-fold protein, protein MKIYSCCGTESITKKYFCSECGGSTFEEKEVSDAGTVYSYTKIHIAPAEFADIAPYNVVLVALDEANAKVTTRIEKDVEIGDKVSLDRIENEAYIYKRIS, encoded by the coding sequence ATGAAAATTTACTCTTGTTGCGGCACTGAATCTATTACAAAAAAATATTTCTGTTCAGAATGTGGTGGATCTACATTCGAAGAAAAAGAAGTATCTGACGCAGGAACCGTCTATAGCTACACCAAAATTCACATCGCACCTGCTGAATTCGCAGATATTGCACCTTATAATGTAGTATTAGTTGCTTTAGATGAAGCCAATGCTAAAGTGACAACGCGTATCGAAAAAGACGTAGAGATCGGGGACAAAGTAAGTTTGGACCGAATTGAAAATGAAGCCTATATTTATAAGCGAATTTCATAA
- a CDS encoding thiolase C-terminal domain-containing protein produces MTNVYIHGIGMTKFGKSASSLKELLVEASAEALIDAGRPKIDAIFVGNFMGGSIANQEILGAIVANELGLGYIPSTKVEGACASGGIAFRQGLLGIMSGEYDTVLVAGVEKMKHASTPDVTQAINAAMDTTTTEKHAGLTFPGFFGVLANRYFYETGATKEHLAQVALKNRQNAVNNPLAQFLKPTSIEEIMGARMITDPLGLFDCSPMTDGASAIVISRKKSPIYVRASSQVSGPTKMQDVSNLLSLPAIGESGRIAYEKAGVSPGDIDVIEIHDCFSMTEIIATEELGFFNRLEGWKAIEEGRTKVTGDKPVNTSGGLLSRGHPIGATGIAQIYQLVRQLRGTAANQLDRTSRLALAQNLGGTGSYSTVHILERV; encoded by the coding sequence ATGACGAATGTTTATATTCATGGAATCGGGATGACGAAATTCGGGAAATCAGCGTCTTCGCTGAAAGAATTATTAGTAGAAGCGAGTGCTGAAGCGTTAATTGATGCAGGGAGACCAAAGATAGATGCTATATTCGTAGGTAACTTTATGGGGGGGAGCATTGCCAACCAAGAAATCTTAGGAGCAATCGTTGCAAATGAACTAGGGCTTGGTTATATTCCTTCAACTAAAGTCGAAGGAGCTTGTGCATCAGGCGGTATTGCTTTCCGTCAAGGATTGCTAGGTATTATGAGCGGCGAATACGATACAGTTTTAGTAGCGGGTGTTGAAAAGATGAAACATGCTTCTACACCAGACGTCACGCAGGCGATTAATGCGGCAATGGATACAACGACAACTGAAAAGCATGCTGGATTAACGTTTCCGGGATTTTTCGGCGTGCTAGCAAACCGTTATTTTTACGAAACAGGTGCAACCAAAGAACATTTGGCACAAGTGGCGTTGAAAAATCGTCAAAATGCTGTGAATAATCCGTTAGCGCAATTTTTAAAACCAACTTCAATAGAAGAAATTATGGGGGCACGAATGATTACAGATCCACTTGGCTTGTTTGATTGCTCGCCAATGACAGACGGAGCTTCGGCAATTGTCATTTCACGTAAAAAATCTCCAATCTATGTGAGAGCATCGTCACAAGTTTCAGGACCTACAAAAATGCAGGATGTCAGTAATTTACTATCGCTGCCAGCAATCGGTGAATCTGGACGTATTGCTTATGAAAAAGCAGGTGTCAGCCCAGGAGATATCGATGTGATAGAAATTCACGATTGTTTCTCAATGACCGAAATCATTGCAACAGAAGAACTTGGATTTTTTAACCGCTTGGAAGGATGGAAAGCTATCGAAGAAGGGCGTACAAAAGTGACTGGCGATAAGCCGGTAAATACAAGTGGGGGCTTATTGTCCAGAGGTCATCCAATAGGCGCAACAGGTATCGCGCAGATTTATCAACTTGTACGTCAATTGCGTGGAACTGCGGCTAATCAACTAGATAGAACATCTCGTCTCGCATTGGCACAAAATTTGGGTGGAACAGGTTCTTACTCAACTGTCCATATTTTAGAAAGGGTGTAA
- the efeB gene encoding iron uptake transporter deferrochelatase/peroxidase subunit, which translates to MTEKDEKWLEKKISRRHMLKITGASAAGAAVLASGMGGVAKAFGFDILDDDQTAENKVLFYGKHQSGITTDTTTHIYFASLNVLVESQSELQDLFKMWTPLAVRLMNGERLEESSQGVFTPPKDTGESAGLDAANLTVTFGVGPSLFDNNKLGLGSKRPTELTELPHFSKDQIDDKFAGGDICIQACADDPQVAFHAVRNLVRAATGKVTLKWTQTGFTSTPKVKDKKETPRNLFAFKDGTVNPSPKSAADMKEVVWVQPNESTGWMTNGTYLVVRKIQMHLETWDRTSLQGQEATFGRHRDSGAPIGKKKEFDEVDLNAKDASGNPHIPADSHMALARKVKDRILRRGFSYSSGLIDETGAYDAGLLFISFQKNPKQFINIQNALGRADKLNEYITHRGSGIFACFPGIQKGSYIGEKLFNVL; encoded by the coding sequence ATGACTGAAAAAGACGAAAAATGGTTGGAGAAGAAAATTTCAAGACGCCATATGCTGAAAATCACAGGAGCAAGTGCAGCAGGAGCTGCTGTGCTTGCTTCTGGAATGGGTGGCGTGGCAAAAGCTTTTGGCTTTGACATTCTTGATGACGATCAAACGGCTGAAAACAAAGTTTTGTTTTACGGAAAACATCAGTCAGGCATAACAACTGATACCACCACGCACATTTACTTTGCTTCGTTGAATGTATTGGTGGAGTCACAAAGTGAGTTACAGGACTTGTTTAAGATGTGGACTCCTCTGGCCGTACGTTTAATGAACGGAGAACGATTGGAAGAAAGTTCTCAAGGGGTATTTACGCCACCGAAAGACACCGGTGAATCAGCGGGGTTAGATGCTGCTAACTTAACCGTTACGTTTGGCGTTGGCCCATCGTTATTCGACAACAACAAGCTTGGTCTTGGATCTAAGAGACCAACTGAATTGACTGAGCTGCCTCATTTTTCTAAAGACCAAATTGACGATAAATTTGCAGGCGGAGATATTTGTATACAAGCATGCGCTGATGATCCACAAGTCGCGTTTCATGCCGTCCGTAATTTAGTGCGTGCTGCTACAGGAAAAGTGACATTAAAATGGACACAGACAGGATTTACATCGACACCTAAAGTAAAAGATAAAAAAGAAACGCCCCGAAATTTATTTGCCTTTAAAGATGGAACCGTCAACCCAAGTCCGAAAAGCGCTGCTGATATGAAGGAAGTTGTATGGGTGCAACCTAATGAATCAACAGGCTGGATGACTAACGGAACTTATTTAGTCGTCCGCAAAATTCAGATGCATTTAGAGACATGGGATCGAACTTCATTGCAAGGACAAGAAGCAACTTTTGGAAGACATCGTGACAGCGGCGCTCCAATTGGTAAAAAGAAAGAATTTGACGAAGTCGATTTAAATGCGAAAGATGCTAGTGGCAATCCGCATATTCCGGCCGACTCACATATGGCACTTGCGCGAAAAGTGAAAGATCGGATTTTGAGAAGAGGCTTTTCTTATTCCAGTGGATTGATCGATGAAACAGGCGCATATGATGCAGGCTTATTATTCATTTCGTTTCAGAAAAATCCAAAGCAGTTTATCAATATTCAAAATGCATTAGGACGTGCGGATAAACTGAATGAATATATTACCCATCGAGGTAGCGGTATTTTCGCTTGCTTCCCTGGTATACAAAAAGGGAGCTATATTGGTGAGAAACTTTTTAACGTACTTTAA
- a CDS encoding FTR1 family iron permease, producing the protein MRNFLTYFKILLLAIVLLLVPAHNHASAEQSFGLFYVSITDAIMSTQNDDDVKAVEAIEDFQKEWQQLSVTEGEESQAVTNSLEKALVATTSEERLTALTGLSKALTAYEKAENPVDEKAGREDFLQAIEPFVVDLKTAVDSGNTQEIQDAYSVFLGGWSKNERVVQEQSIAAYGQVETQMSFMRISLAEDNLDVAAFSEQVEALDQTIQNFAAGKIKESTATTTYSLATLIGLLEKSEASIEEKEFDQAAEALKKFITIWPSVEGEIRTKNAGLYSEIEAELPLLVSDLTRDEVQVSAVVEKIASLKQQINFIQQDTEYSFWDSALILLREGLEALLIISALIAFLKKAGQQHMQHYVYIGAAAGIAVSILAAVLMSTLLQSGTIDASREVMEGYIGLLAAAMMLGVGVWLHRKSTVTAWNQYIAKQMNQALSTQSVLAMTVLSFLTVFREGAETVVFYMGIAPKMSTFDFSLGIVLALLILVAAAFFFAKASKKIPMHLFFGVATVFIYLLAFKIIGASIHTLQLTNVLPTHILADLPVINVIGFYPSVETLSGQLVLVILIVATILYKKNAAKTSNVAVEG; encoded by the coding sequence GTGAGAAACTTTTTAACGTACTTTAAAATTCTTCTACTAGCGATTGTATTACTATTGGTTCCGGCTCATAATCATGCTTCTGCCGAACAATCTTTTGGTCTTTTCTATGTTTCGATTACCGACGCGATTATGAGCACTCAAAATGATGATGATGTAAAAGCTGTTGAAGCCATTGAAGATTTTCAAAAAGAATGGCAACAGCTAAGTGTTACGGAAGGGGAGGAATCCCAAGCAGTAACGAACTCGCTTGAAAAAGCTTTGGTTGCAACAACCAGTGAAGAGCGATTAACTGCATTAACCGGACTATCAAAAGCACTGACTGCCTACGAAAAAGCTGAAAACCCCGTTGACGAAAAAGCGGGACGAGAGGATTTTTTGCAAGCAATAGAGCCATTTGTCGTTGACTTAAAAACAGCAGTCGATTCTGGAAACACACAAGAAATTCAAGATGCGTATTCAGTTTTTCTGGGGGGTTGGTCGAAAAATGAGCGAGTTGTTCAAGAGCAGAGCATTGCAGCCTATGGGCAAGTAGAAACACAAATGTCCTTTATGCGGATTTCTTTAGCTGAAGATAATCTTGATGTTGCGGCATTTAGTGAGCAGGTTGAAGCACTTGATCAAACGATTCAAAATTTTGCTGCTGGAAAAATAAAAGAATCAACTGCAACGACTACTTATTCTTTAGCAACTTTGATTGGCTTGTTAGAAAAAAGTGAAGCTTCTATTGAAGAAAAAGAGTTTGACCAAGCTGCAGAGGCGTTGAAGAAATTCATCACAATTTGGCCAAGTGTCGAAGGCGAAATTCGCACAAAAAACGCCGGCTTGTACAGCGAAATTGAAGCGGAACTCCCTCTTCTTGTGAGTGATTTGACCCGTGACGAAGTACAAGTTTCTGCAGTTGTTGAGAAGATTGCTTCTTTAAAACAACAAATCAATTTTATCCAACAAGATACGGAATACAGTTTTTGGGACTCTGCCTTGATCTTGTTACGTGAAGGATTAGAAGCGTTGCTCATTATTTCTGCGTTGATTGCGTTCTTGAAAAAAGCGGGTCAGCAACATATGCAGCATTATGTCTATATCGGAGCGGCAGCGGGCATTGCGGTGAGTATCCTTGCTGCAGTATTGATGTCTACGCTGCTTCAGTCCGGAACCATTGATGCCAGTCGCGAAGTGATGGAAGGCTATATCGGCCTACTCGCGGCAGCGATGATGCTAGGTGTTGGTGTATGGCTTCACAGGAAATCGACTGTCACTGCATGGAATCAATACATTGCAAAACAAATGAACCAAGCGTTATCCACACAAAGCGTTTTGGCCATGACGGTCTTGAGTTTTTTGACGGTATTTAGAGAAGGGGCAGAAACGGTCGTGTTTTATATGGGCATTGCACCGAAAATGTCGACCTTCGATTTTAGTTTGGGAATCGTCCTTGCGCTACTGATACTAGTAGCAGCAGCTTTCTTTTTTGCAAAAGCCAGTAAAAAGATCCCGATGCACTTATTTTTTGGTGTAGCAACTGTCTTCATTTACCTGTTAGCATTTAAAATTATTGGCGCGAGTATTCATACCTTGCAATTAACCAATGTGTTGCCAACTCATATTCTTGCTGATTTGCCTGTCATTAACGTCATCGGATTTTATCCGTCTGTAGAAACGCTGAGCGGTCAGTTGGTATTGGTCATACTGATTGTAGCGACCATACTTTATAAAAAGAACGCAGCTAAAACTAGCAATGTAGCAGTAGAAGGGTGA
- a CDS encoding DUF4256 domain-containing protein, with amino-acid sequence MAKKNALTAEQREELLGTLKIRFEENIQRHEWMQWDEIQKKLETQPDKLWSLHEMERTGGEPDVLEFDETTSNYVFYDCSPESPSGRRSICYDQKALDARKKNKPDNNALSMATAMGIELLSEDQYRVLQKHGSFDLKTSSWVLTPKEIRDLGGALFCDFRYGQVFLYHNGADSYYGARGFRGFLRV; translated from the coding sequence ATGGCTAAGAAAAATGCATTAACAGCTGAACAGCGAGAAGAACTACTCGGTACGCTGAAAATCCGTTTCGAAGAAAATATCCAGCGTCACGAGTGGATGCAGTGGGACGAAATCCAGAAAAAGCTGGAAACCCAGCCTGACAAGCTTTGGTCACTACACGAAATGGAGCGAACTGGCGGAGAACCAGACGTCCTAGAGTTTGATGAGACAACAAGCAATTATGTCTTTTACGACTGTTCACCAGAAAGCCCGAGTGGTCGCCGAAGTATTTGCTATGATCAAAAGGCATTGGATGCTAGAAAGAAAAACAAACCTGACAACAATGCTCTGTCAATGGCTACTGCTATGGGTATTGAACTGCTGTCTGAAGATCAATACCGGGTATTGCAAAAACACGGTAGCTTTGATTTGAAAACATCAAGCTGGGTTCTGACACCTAAAGAAATCCGCGATCTCGGCGGCGCTCTGTTCTGTGATTTCCGCTATGGACAAGTCTTTTTGTACCATAACGGTGCGGACTCGTATTACGGAGCAAGAGGATTTAGAGGGTTTTTGAGAGTTTAA
- a CDS encoding MDR family MFS transporter: MNTAKQSNMKVVIGGLLLAILVAAMDNTIVTTALPSIVGELGGVDKFVWVTSAYLVAQMAGMPIFGKLSDMYGRKRFFIFGLIVFMIGSVLCGTADTINELIIFRAIQGVGGGALMPIAFTIMFDVVPLKDRGKMSGMFGAVFGISSVFGPLLGAYITEYIDWTWVFYINIPLGLIAFAMVAFFYKESLEHSNQKIDWLGAFTLVGAVVSLMFAVELGGKEFAWVSPQSFGLFASFIGLTVLFIIAERRADEPVIDFSMFKERLFATSGLISIFSGAAFITASVYIPFYIQGVQGGDATNAGFVLLPMMVGSVVSASIGGALMTKFRYRSFLIPTLALLTAGMALLATLSVDTSRIWVVVFMILVGLGIGASFSVIPSAAIHPFSVRKRGAATSTVSFLRTFGMTIGITVFGIVQSQLFTRNITDSFGAGAASFSGDPRALLSPEGRANIPAEVSDQLIAALSSSIASTFFWATVPAALALLTAFWMSKEKLSDKLD, encoded by the coding sequence ATGAATACTGCAAAACAAAGCAATATGAAAGTCGTAATCGGGGGGTTGCTACTAGCGATTTTGGTAGCTGCGATGGACAATACGATCGTCACAACGGCCCTACCGTCCATTGTCGGTGAACTCGGTGGAGTCGACAAATTCGTCTGGGTAACTTCTGCATATTTGGTCGCACAGATGGCCGGCATGCCGATTTTCGGTAAATTATCCGATATGTATGGACGCAAACGATTTTTCATTTTTGGATTGATCGTCTTTATGATTGGTTCCGTTCTTTGCGGTACAGCCGATACGATTAATGAATTAATTATTTTCCGAGCCATTCAAGGAGTCGGTGGCGGTGCCTTAATGCCGATTGCATTTACCATTATGTTTGATGTCGTGCCGTTAAAAGACCGTGGCAAAATGAGTGGCATGTTCGGCGCGGTTTTCGGTATTTCGAGTGTCTTTGGACCGTTACTCGGTGCTTATATAACAGAATACATTGACTGGACGTGGGTTTTCTACATCAATATTCCACTTGGCTTAATCGCTTTTGCCATGGTCGCATTCTTCTATAAAGAATCACTCGAGCATTCCAATCAAAAAATTGACTGGCTCGGTGCTTTTACGTTGGTCGGTGCTGTCGTGTCATTGATGTTCGCAGTCGAACTTGGCGGCAAAGAATTTGCTTGGGTATCCCCACAAAGCTTCGGCTTATTTGCGAGTTTCATCGGATTAACTGTTCTCTTCATCATTGCAGAGCGTCGTGCTGATGAACCGGTTATAGACTTCAGCATGTTCAAAGAACGTTTATTTGCAACAAGTGGTCTCATTTCCATTTTTAGTGGAGCCGCTTTTATTACTGCTTCTGTTTACATTCCGTTCTACATCCAAGGCGTACAAGGCGGCGACGCAACAAATGCAGGATTCGTCTTATTACCAATGATGGTCGGTTCCGTCGTTAGCGCTTCTATTGGAGGAGCTTTAATGACCAAGTTCCGGTATCGCTCGTTCCTCATTCCAACACTTGCTTTACTAACTGCTGGCATGGCGTTACTGGCCACTTTGTCCGTCGACACTTCAAGAATTTGGGTTGTCGTATTTATGATCCTAGTTGGTCTTGGAATCGGCGCTTCGTTTTCGGTCATTCCGTCAGCGGCCATTCATCCATTTTCAGTTCGCAAGCGAGGTGCCGCAACCTCTACTGTTAGTTTCTTGCGTACATTCGGGATGACGATCGGGATCACAGTTTTTGGTATTGTTCAAAGCCAGCTATTCACACGCAACATAACCGATAGTTTTGGTGCAGGAGCGGCTAGTTTTTCCGGGGATCCTCGTGCATTGCTATCTCCTGAAGGACGTGCCAATATTCCAGCTGAAGTGTCAGACCAATTGATTGCTGCATTGTCTTCTTCTATTGCTAGCACTTTCTTTTGGGCTACCGTTCCAGCTGCTTTGGCCTTACTAACAGCATTTTGGATGAGCAAAGAAAAACTTAGTGATAAGTTGGATTAA
- a CDS encoding DUF3870 domain-containing protein → MNTLFIAGHARLPAGMAAQNMYETLTITAEIDKKYSVIVAASCTLATTHGQEFVHQLLRGHSLQDGIEKPLADIKVHYLGKAGNALASALKDLYKHYEGYQENSRLF, encoded by the coding sequence ATGAACACACTTTTTATCGCTGGGCATGCAAGACTTCCGGCTGGAATGGCAGCTCAAAATATGTACGAAACGTTAACCATTACTGCAGAAATTGATAAGAAATATAGCGTGATTGTCGCAGCGAGTTGTACGCTGGCCACTACTCATGGACAAGAATTTGTTCATCAGTTACTAAGAGGACATAGCCTACAAGACGGCATTGAAAAACCGCTGGCTGATATCAAAGTCCATTACTTAGGAAAAGCTGGAAATGCGTTAGCTTCTGCTTTGAAAGATTTATATAAGCATTACGAAGGCTATCAAGAAAACTCGCGTTTATTTTGA
- a CDS encoding PPC domain-containing DNA-binding protein yields MDNLRIQAVFDEASHRIAGRLMKDVDLFEGIKEVCRYYDVESAHFQCFGSLQYATFVQMERGDEEGSVRYSEKIRSTSPVELLSGSGFIGYGEDRELDIHFHGMMIDCDRQINGGHFLNGENPVAVTIEYVIFPINGVGMQRGVDPHWGLPVFQFSKRSGS; encoded by the coding sequence TTGGATAATCTTCGCATCCAAGCTGTCTTCGATGAAGCATCTCATCGAATTGCAGGTCGATTAATGAAAGATGTCGATTTGTTTGAAGGGATTAAGGAAGTATGTCGTTATTATGATGTGGAGTCCGCCCATTTTCAATGTTTTGGATCACTGCAATATGCAACATTTGTCCAAATGGAGCGTGGCGATGAAGAAGGCTCTGTTCGTTACTCAGAGAAAATTCGCTCCACGTCTCCAGTTGAATTATTGTCTGGATCTGGCTTTATAGGATATGGAGAAGATAGAGAGCTCGATATTCATTTTCATGGCATGATGATTGACTGCGATCGCCAAATTAATGGTGGCCATTTCTTGAATGGGGAAAACCCGGTAGCGGTCACGATCGAATATGTAATTTTTCCGATTAACGGAGTTGGTATGCAACGTGGAGTTGATCCTCACTGGGGTTTGCCCGTATTTCAATTTTCAAAAAGGAGTGGCTCATAA